A genomic window from Xyrauchen texanus isolate HMW12.3.18 chromosome 31, RBS_HiC_50CHRs, whole genome shotgun sequence includes:
- the LOC127625007 gene encoding zinc finger protein OZF-like isoform X2, whose protein sequence is MLTSVDVIHAGEQQMLQTPVKIEVKLLDCRNLMKMRGETTAEEQQSDEDDDEQQILQTPVKMCSVKLLDCRNLMKMRGETTAEEQQSDEDDDKTTAEEQQSDEDDDETTAEEQQSDEDDDDFIPAELMEVKEDHEELNEVDAEQHDFIPGEKSLSGSNTENNLSPKNPQRAVKKSFTCHQCGKSYTRKSNLNVHMRVHTGERPCTCHQCGKSFTRKGDLYKHMQVHTGERPYTCHQCGKSFARKGDLNTHMQIHTGEKPYTCHQCGKSFARKGDLNKHMRIHTGEKPYTCHQCGKSFTRKGHLNAHMRVHTGEKPYTCHQCGKSFADAGNLKSHLSCHSGEKSYECEKCGKTFVLAQYLKKHLKTHTNEKPYKCSFCGKSFAHVSYLKQHQKTHSSVGAHMCFECGKIFIASGNLKLHQRIHTGEKPYKCSHCGKRFTQSCHLKSHKRIHNGEKPYK, encoded by the exons gtggatgtgattcatgctggagaacagcagatgctgcagacaccagtgaagattgaagtgaagctgctggactgcaggaacctgatgaagatgagaggagaaaccacagcagaggaacaacagagtgatgaagatgatgatgaacagcagatattgcagacaccagtgaagatgtgttcagtgaagctgctggactgcaggaacctgatgaagatgagaggagaaaccacagcagaggaacaacagagtgatgaagatgatgataaaaccacagcagaggaacaacagagtgatgaagatgatgatgaaaccacagcagaggaacaacagagtgatgaagatgatgatgacttTATTCCTGCAG AGTTGATGGAAGTGAAAGAAGACCAtgaagaactgaatgaagtggatgCGGAACAACATGATTTTATacctggagaaaaatctttgagtggctcaaacactgaaaataatttaTCTCCAAAAAATCCTCAAAGAGCAGTCAAGAAATCTTTCacctgccatcagtgtgggaagagttACACACGTAAAAGCAATCTTAATgtacacatgagagttcatactggagagagaccttgcacgtgccatcagtgtgggaagagtttcacacGTAAAGGCGATCTTTATAAACACATGcaagttcatactggagagagaccttacacgtgccatcagtgtgggaagagttttgCACGTAAAGGCGATCTTAATACACACATGcaaattcatactggagagaaaccttacacgtgccatcagtgtgggaagagttttgCACGTAAAGGCGATCTTAATAAACACATgcgaattcatactggagagaaaccttacacgtgccatcagtgtgggaagagtttcacacGTAAAGGCCATCTTAAtgcacacatgagagttcatactggagagaaaccttacacgtgccatcaatgtggaaagagttttgcagaTGCAGGCAATCTCAAGAGTCATCTCTCTTGTCACTCTGGAGAAAAGTCATACGAATGTGAAAAGTGTGGCAAAACATTTGTTCTTGCACAGTACctaaaaaaacatctgaaaactcacacaaatgagaagccttacaagtgttcattttgtggaaagagttttgcacatgtGTCCTATTTGAAACAGCACCAGAAAACTCATAGCAGTGTGGGAgctcatatgtgctttgaatgtgggaagatTTTTATTGCATCCGGCAACTTGAAACTgcaccaaagaattcatactggagagaaaccatacaagtgctcacactgtggaaagagattCACTCAGTCTTGTCACCTGAAAtcacacaagagaattcataatggagagaaaccatacaagtga
- the LOC127625007 gene encoding zinc finger protein OZF-like isoform X3, translated as MLQTPVKIEVKLLDCRNLMKMRGETTAEEQQSDEDDDEQQILQTPVKMCSVKLLDCRNLMKMRGETTAEEQQSDEDDDKTTAEEQQSDEDDDETTAEEQQSDEDDDDFIPAELMEVKEDHEELNEVDAEQHDFIPGEKSLSGSNTENNLSPKNPQRAVKKSFTCHQCGKSYTRKSNLNVHMRVHTGERPCTCHQCGKSFTRKGDLYKHMQVHTGERPYTCHQCGKSFARKGDLNTHMQIHTGEKPYTCHQCGKSFARKGDLNKHMRIHTGEKPYTCHQCGKSFTRKGHLNAHMRVHTGEKPYTCHQCGKSFADAGNLKSHLSCHSGEKSYECEKCGKTFVLAQYLKKHLKTHTNEKPYKCSFCGKSFAHVSYLKQHQKTHSSVGAHMCFECGKIFIASGNLKLHQRIHTGEKPYKCSHCGKRFTQSCHLKSHKRIHNGEKPYK; from the exons atgctgcagacaccagtgaagattgaagtgaagctgctggactgcaggaacctgatgaagatgagaggagaaaccacagcagaggaacaacagagtgatgaagatgatgatgaacagcagatattgcagacaccagtgaagatgtgttcagtgaagctgctggactgcaggaacctgatgaagatgagaggagaaaccacagcagaggaacaacagagtgatgaagatgatgataaaaccacagcagaggaacaacagagtgatgaagatgatgatgaaaccacagcagaggaacaacagagtgatgaagatgatgatgacttTATTCCTGCAG AGTTGATGGAAGTGAAAGAAGACCAtgaagaactgaatgaagtggatgCGGAACAACATGATTTTATacctggagaaaaatctttgagtggctcaaacactgaaaataatttaTCTCCAAAAAATCCTCAAAGAGCAGTCAAGAAATCTTTCacctgccatcagtgtgggaagagttACACACGTAAAAGCAATCTTAATgtacacatgagagttcatactggagagagaccttgcacgtgccatcagtgtgggaagagtttcacacGTAAAGGCGATCTTTATAAACACATGcaagttcatactggagagagaccttacacgtgccatcagtgtgggaagagttttgCACGTAAAGGCGATCTTAATACACACATGcaaattcatactggagagaaaccttacacgtgccatcagtgtgggaagagttttgCACGTAAAGGCGATCTTAATAAACACATgcgaattcatactggagagaaaccttacacgtgccatcagtgtgggaagagtttcacacGTAAAGGCCATCTTAAtgcacacatgagagttcatactggagagaaaccttacacgtgccatcaatgtggaaagagttttgcagaTGCAGGCAATCTCAAGAGTCATCTCTCTTGTCACTCTGGAGAAAAGTCATACGAATGTGAAAAGTGTGGCAAAACATTTGTTCTTGCACAGTACctaaaaaaacatctgaaaactcacacaaatgagaagccttacaagtgttcattttgtggaaagagttttgcacatgtGTCCTATTTGAAACAGCACCAGAAAACTCATAGCAGTGTGGGAgctcatatgtgctttgaatgtgggaagatTTTTATTGCATCCGGCAACTTGAAACTgcaccaaagaattcatactggagagaaaccatacaagtgctcacactgtggaaagagattCACTCAGTCTTGTCACCTGAAAtcacacaagagaattcataatggagagaaaccatacaagtga
- the LOC127625043 gene encoding gelsolin-related protein of 125 kDa-like codes for MLSSMFIMREQVDVIHAGEQQMLQTPVKSEVKQEEIKEENTAEEQQSDEDDDEQQMLQTPVKIEVKQEIKEENTTEEQQSDEDAGEQQMLQTPVKIEVKLLDCSRILDIYRTVSSGISRTTRSFLTQEKP; via the exons ATGCTCAGTTCG atgttcatcatgagagagcaggtggatgtgattcatgctggagaacagcagatgctgcagacaccagtgaagagtgaagtgaagcaggaggagataaaagaagaaaacacagcagaggaacaacagagtgatgaagatgatgatgaacagcagatgttgcagacaccagtgaagattgaagtgaagcaggagataaaagaagaaaatacaacagaagaacaacagagtgatgaagatgctggagaacagcagatgctgcagacaccagtgaagattgaagtgaagctgctggactgcagcaGGATTCTCGATATTTACAGGACAGTGTCAAGTGGGATCTCTCGTACTACTCGATCATTTTTGACTCAGGAAAAACCCTGA
- the LOC127625007 gene encoding zinc finger protein OZF-like isoform X1, whose translation MLTSQVDVIHAGEQQMLQTPVKIEVKLLDCRNLMKMRGETTAEEQQSDEDDDEQQILQTPVKMCSVKLLDCRNLMKMRGETTAEEQQSDEDDDKTTAEEQQSDEDDDETTAEEQQSDEDDDDFIPAELMEVKEDHEELNEVDAEQHDFIPGEKSLSGSNTENNLSPKNPQRAVKKSFTCHQCGKSYTRKSNLNVHMRVHTGERPCTCHQCGKSFTRKGDLYKHMQVHTGERPYTCHQCGKSFARKGDLNTHMQIHTGEKPYTCHQCGKSFARKGDLNKHMRIHTGEKPYTCHQCGKSFTRKGHLNAHMRVHTGEKPYTCHQCGKSFADAGNLKSHLSCHSGEKSYECEKCGKTFVLAQYLKKHLKTHTNEKPYKCSFCGKSFAHVSYLKQHQKTHSSVGAHMCFECGKIFIASGNLKLHQRIHTGEKPYKCSHCGKRFTQSCHLKSHKRIHNGEKPYK comes from the exons caggtggatgtgattcatgctggagaacagcagatgctgcagacaccagtgaagattgaagtgaagctgctggactgcaggaacctgatgaagatgagaggagaaaccacagcagaggaacaacagagtgatgaagatgatgatgaacagcagatattgcagacaccagtgaagatgtgttcagtgaagctgctggactgcaggaacctgatgaagatgagaggagaaaccacagcagaggaacaacagagtgatgaagatgatgataaaaccacagcagaggaacaacagagtgatgaagatgatgatgaaaccacagcagaggaacaacagagtgatgaagatgatgatgacttTATTCCTGCAG AGTTGATGGAAGTGAAAGAAGACCAtgaagaactgaatgaagtggatgCGGAACAACATGATTTTATacctggagaaaaatctttgagtggctcaaacactgaaaataatttaTCTCCAAAAAATCCTCAAAGAGCAGTCAAGAAATCTTTCacctgccatcagtgtgggaagagttACACACGTAAAAGCAATCTTAATgtacacatgagagttcatactggagagagaccttgcacgtgccatcagtgtgggaagagtttcacacGTAAAGGCGATCTTTATAAACACATGcaagttcatactggagagagaccttacacgtgccatcagtgtgggaagagttttgCACGTAAAGGCGATCTTAATACACACATGcaaattcatactggagagaaaccttacacgtgccatcagtgtgggaagagttttgCACGTAAAGGCGATCTTAATAAACACATgcgaattcatactggagagaaaccttacacgtgccatcagtgtgggaagagtttcacacGTAAAGGCCATCTTAAtgcacacatgagagttcatactggagagaaaccttacacgtgccatcaatgtggaaagagttttgcagaTGCAGGCAATCTCAAGAGTCATCTCTCTTGTCACTCTGGAGAAAAGTCATACGAATGTGAAAAGTGTGGCAAAACATTTGTTCTTGCACAGTACctaaaaaaacatctgaaaactcacacaaatgagaagccttacaagtgttcattttgtggaaagagttttgcacatgtGTCCTATTTGAAACAGCACCAGAAAACTCATAGCAGTGTGGGAgctcatatgtgctttgaatgtgggaagatTTTTATTGCATCCGGCAACTTGAAACTgcaccaaagaattcatactggagagaaaccatacaagtgctcacactgtggaaagagattCACTCAGTCTTGTCACCTGAAAtcacacaagagaattcataatggagagaaaccatacaagtga